Proteins encoded in a region of the Halorussus sp. MSC15.2 genome:
- a CDS encoding ABC transporter ATP-binding protein → MTLLEVENAHTYYGESHILEGVSLNVEEGEVVALVGRNGVGKTTTLRTILQLTPPSEGTVRYRGEDVTGAATHDVADRGVGWIPEDRRIFSQLSVEENVRVAVPKDGDPREALELAYETFPDLEQFADKDAGNLSGGQQQMLALARGLVGNNDLLLVDEPSEGLAPLIVERVAEALADAARDTTLLLVEQNLPLALDLADRFYVLDNGQVVEEGDADETSADDERLRRYLSA, encoded by the coding sequence ATGACACTACTCGAAGTCGAGAACGCCCACACCTACTACGGCGAGAGCCACATCCTCGAAGGCGTCTCGCTCAACGTCGAAGAGGGCGAGGTGGTCGCGCTGGTCGGCCGGAACGGGGTCGGCAAGACCACCACGCTCCGGACCATCCTGCAGTTGACCCCGCCGAGCGAGGGCACGGTCCGCTACCGCGGCGAGGACGTGACCGGAGCGGCGACCCACGACGTCGCCGACCGGGGCGTCGGGTGGATTCCAGAGGACCGGCGCATCTTCTCGCAGTTGTCCGTCGAGGAGAACGTCCGGGTCGCAGTACCGAAGGACGGCGACCCGAGGGAGGCGCTCGAACTCGCCTACGAGACGTTCCCCGACCTCGAACAGTTCGCCGACAAGGACGCCGGGAACCTCTCGGGCGGCCAGCAGCAGATGCTCGCGCTGGCGCGGGGACTCGTGGGGAACAACGACCTCCTGCTCGTGGACGAACCCAGCGAGGGTCTCGCGCCGCTCATCGTCGAGCGCGTGGCCGAGGCGCTGGCCGACGCCGCGCGGGACACCACGCTGCTGCTGGTCGAGCAGAACCTGCCGCTGGCGCTCGACCTCGCCGACAGGTTCTACGTGCTTGACAACGGGCAGGTGGTCGAGGAGGGCGACGCCGACGAGACCTCCGCCGACGACGAGCGACTCAGGAGGTATCTCAGCGCATGA